A stretch of the Lolium perenne isolate Kyuss_39 chromosome 3, Kyuss_2.0, whole genome shotgun sequence genome encodes the following:
- the LOC127339434 gene encoding 3'-5' exonuclease-like has translation MSMASASSSIVAGDEKSTTEKYRILAHGSTYIDVVYTNEAATVDRILRMYEGWLDEDEDRFKFVGLDLEYDSSGHKLAVMQIAMREHVLVFHYIRCKDHCPRLLTFLKDKQYTFTSVDKRNDTKVLRAAGLPVPEERHIDIQDIFKINGQPQAGMADLAAKLIDPKFANMKKDFKYNRLRKEGHGFWECKPLSWMNLEYAAIDGYLSYEIYNKIYTVNEGQAHLQRSDHICPRCKNQDESSSMNKRQKQA, from the exons ATGTCCATGGCATCTGCCTCTTCCTCCATCGTGGCCGGAGACGAGAAGTCCACGACGGAGAAGTACCGCATCCTTGCGCACGGGAGTACATATATCGACGTCGTCTACACCAATGAGGCGGCGACTGTTGATAGAATTCTTCGTATGTACGAGGGTTGgctcgacgaggacgaggacaggTTCAAGTTCGTTGGTCTGGATCTCGAGTATGACTCTAGCGGACACAAGTTGGCGGTAATGCAAATCGCCATGAGGGAGCACGTTCTTGTATTCCACTacattag GTGCAAGGATCATTGTCCGCGCCTACTGACTTTTCTCAAGGACAAGCAATACACTTTTACAAGTGTTGATAAAAGAAATGACACAAAAGTTCTTCGTGCGGCCGGTCTTCCTGTTCCAGAAGAGAGACACATCGACATCCAGGACATTTTCAAGATTAATGGTCAACCGCAGGCTGGAATGGCTGATCTTGCAGCAAAGCTCATTGATCCCAAGTTTGCCAACATGAAGAAGGACTTCAAGTACAACCGGCTTCGGAAGGAAGGGCATGGTTTCTGGGAATGCAAGCCACTGTCCTGGATGAACCTCGAGTACGCAGCTATTGACGGCTATCTCAGTTATGAGATATACAACAAGATCTACACGGTGAACGAGGGACAAGCTCACCTCCAGAGATCAGACCACATCTGCCCCAGATGCAAAAATCAGGATGAATCTTCATCAATGAACAAGCGTCAGAAGCAAGCCTGA